CGGAACAAGTCGGAGGTGACGAAGTTGGGGGGTGCGGGGCTTGCTTCCCTTTCCAACTCCCGGCACCTGAAGCCTCATGAACTTCGGTATCGACCGGCTGCTCGCCGACCCCGCGCTTCTCGGACAACTCAAGGGCCGCCGCGTCGCGCTGCTCGCGCACCCCGCGTCGGTGACGGCGGACCTGACCCACAGCGTCGACGCGCTGGTCGCGGCGGGGCTGGATGTGTCGGCGATGTTCGGGCCACAGCACGGCGTGCGCGGCGACCTGCAAGACAATATGATGGAATCGCCGGACTATACCGACCCCACTTACGGGATGCCGGTATTCAGCCTGTATGGCGAAGTGCGGCGGCCGACGGGCCAGTCGATGCATACGTTCGACGTGGTGCTGATCGATCTGCAGGATCTGGGCTGCCGCATCTACACCTATGTCACGACCCTGCTCTACATGCTCGAAGCGGCAGCGGCGCATGGCAAGGAAGTGTGGGTGCTCGACCGACCGAACCCGGCGGGACGCCCGGTCGAGGGACTGACCCTGCTGCCCGGATGGGAAAGCTTTGTCGGCGCGGGACCGATGCCGATGCGGCACGGCATGACTTTGGGGGAGATGGGCGCGTGGTTCATCGATCACTTCAAGCTCGACGTCGCCTATCGCGTGATCGCAATGCAGGCGTGGCAGCCCGAGGCAGCGCCCGGCTATGGCTGGCCGCCCGAGCGGGTGTGGATCAACCCCAGTCCCAATGCCGCCAACGTCAACATGGCGCGCGCCTATGCGGGGACGGTGATGCTGGAGGGCACGACGCTGTCCGAAGGCCGTGGGACCACCCGCGCGCTGGAGCTGTTCGGCGCGCCGGATATCGACGGCAAGGCGGTAATTGCCGAGATGCGGCGGATCGCGCCGGAATGGACCGCGGGTTGCACGCTGCGCGATTTCTGGTTCCAGCCGACCTTCCACAAGCATGTCGGGCAATTATGCAGCGGCGTGTTCATCCATGCCGAGGGGGCGGGGTACGACCACGCTGCGTTCCGGCCGTGGCGGTTGCAGGCGTTGGGGTTCCGGGCGATCCGGGCGTTGTACCCGGATTACGATCTGTGGCGCGATTTTCCCTATGAATATGAGTTCGAGAAGCTGGCGATTGATGTGATCAATGGCGGGCCGGGGTTGCGGGCGTGGGTCGATGATGCCGGGGCTGCGCCGGACGATCTGGATGCGGCTGCCGGGGCGGATGAGGCGGCGTGGGTGGAGATGCGGGCGCGGTTCCTGTTGTACTGACCGTGCTCCTGCGAAGGCAGGAGCCCAGAGTTCACAGGCCGATTGCTCCGCCACTCTGGGCTCCTGCCTGCGCAGGAGCGCGGAAGGTGCTTCCCCCGCCGAATCAATTCGCCTAACCGGGCAAGATGCTGGCGGGGCTGATCTTTGCGACCGAGGATGCGGGGGACCGGGCGGGGGTGCTCGCCGCGACGCTGCCGTTCGGCGGCATGACGCTGCTCGAATATCAGGCGCGGCTGCTGATCGGGGCCGGGGCCGGGCATATTCTGATCGCGGTGAGCCGGGTTACGCCGGCGCTGCTGGGGGCGGTTAACCGCGCGGCCAAGCGTGGCGTGCCGGTCGATATCGTGCGGTCGGCGGCGGAGGCGGCGGCGCGGGTCCACCCGCTCGCGCATGTCGTGGTGATCGCCGATGGGTTAGTCACGACCGACGATGTGATCGACCGGATGGCAGGTGAAGGCAAGGACGCGATCCTGGTGACGCAGGAGCCCGCCGCATCTCTCGAGCGGGTCGACGCGCGCAATTGCTGGGCAGGGGTTGCGCACACCCCGGCGCGGCGGATCAAGGATATTGCCGACTTCCCGCCCGATTATGATTTCCAGTCCACCCTGCTGCGCGCGATCGTGCAGGCGGGGGCGGAGCAGGTGATGCTGTCGGCGGGGGCGGTGCGGGCCGGACACGGCGTGGAGCGCGAGGGTGCGGCGCTGGCCAGCCGCAGCAACGCGGTGCTGGCCGCGCTGACCGAACGGCGGACAAGCTGGGCCGATCGTCATGTCTTTACCCGCATCGCGCGCTGGGTGCTGCCCAAGGTGGTCGAAAAGGGCATCCCCGCCTGGCTGCTGATGGGCGGTGGTGCGCTGACCGGCGCGGGTGCGGTCGCGCTGATCGCGTTCGGTTTTGCGTGGGGCGCGGGAGTGGCGATCCCAGGTGTCGCCGCACTGGCGACTGGCGCGGCGCTGTCGGCACTGCGCGGCGAGGAGAAACGCGCGCTGATGCAGGAGGCGCTGATCGGTGCCATTGTCGGCGCGGTAGTCGGCGCGCTGGGGCTGATCGAGATGCGTCTGGACAAGACGCTGGACGGTGTAATCCTCGCATTGGTGACGATCGCCGCGACTGCCATCGCCGAACGGACCCAGGCGGTGATCCGTCGCTGGTGGGGCAGCCCGGCGGCATATCTGCTGCTGCTCACCCCCTTCGCGATTGCGGGTCGGGCCAGCTGGGGGCTGGCGGTGATCGCCATCTATGCCTTTGTGACGCTCGCGGCGGCGGTTGAGAGCCGGCGGGAAAAGCCTTAGGGCTGCCTTAACCGCATTTCGCTATTCCGGAGACCATGTCCGACCCGAATGTCGACATGAGTGACGGCACCACCAATCGGGGTGCCCGCACGTTGCTTGCGCATGCCGCAGGCGCGGACGCTGCCGCTTGGCGTGGTCTGGCGACGGCAATCGACGATTTCTTCCTCCCCGAATCGCACCGGCTGGATGAGCGGACGCGGGTTGGCCTCGCCCGCTTGCTGCGCGCGCTGGTCGACACGGTCGAGGGCGAGATTCGCGATCATGGCGTACGCCAGCTTCGGGTGCAGGGCGAAACTGCGCTGGCCGATACGCTTGCCGAAGCCGAGGGGGTGTTCGACCCGCTGTGCGATTCGGGCCTGCTGCGCGACCGTGAATTGATGGCGGAGCTGATCGCGCAGGTACGCCAGGAGTTGCTGGCCAGCAGCATGCCGGTGCAGGCGCATGACGATCCCGAACGGCCGAGCCTGATCAACCGATTCGTCCAGCATCCCGACCGGGTGCTGGCGCAGAGCGCGATGGGCGTGCTGATCGCCGAAAGCCGACGCCGCAGCCTTCCCGAAGCCGGGCCGCTGCCGCAGACCGATCTGCCCGCCGAGCTGCACCACAAGCTGGTCTGGTGGGTCGCGGCTGCGTTGCGTTTGCGCGTGGCCGCTGCGGATATCGCGACGC
The genomic region above belongs to Sphingomonas sp. J315 and contains:
- a CDS encoding DUF1343 domain-containing protein, with the protein product MNFGIDRLLADPALLGQLKGRRVALLAHPASVTADLTHSVDALVAAGLDVSAMFGPQHGVRGDLQDNMMESPDYTDPTYGMPVFSLYGEVRRPTGQSMHTFDVVLIDLQDLGCRIYTYVTTLLYMLEAAAAHGKEVWVLDRPNPAGRPVEGLTLLPGWESFVGAGPMPMRHGMTLGEMGAWFIDHFKLDVAYRVIAMQAWQPEAAPGYGWPPERVWINPSPNAANVNMARAYAGTVMLEGTTLSEGRGTTRALELFGAPDIDGKAVIAEMRRIAPEWTAGCTLRDFWFQPTFHKHVGQLCSGVFIHAEGAGYDHAAFRPWRLQALGFRAIRALYPDYDLWRDFPYEYEFEKLAIDVINGGPGLRAWVDDAGAAPDDLDAAAGADEAAWVEMRARFLLY
- a CDS encoding DUF2336 domain-containing protein — translated: MSDPNVDMSDGTTNRGARTLLAHAAGADAAAWRGLATAIDDFFLPESHRLDERTRVGLARLLRALVDTVEGEIRDHGVRQLRVQGETALADTLAEAEGVFDPLCDSGLLRDRELMAELIAQVRQELLASSMPVQAHDDPERPSLINRFVQHPDRVLAQSAMGVLIAESRRRSLPEAGPLPQTDLPAELHHKLVWWVAAALRLRVAAADIATLDRVLAEAAQRSLSAHDEGDRVEAAVMRLAAAIDAQPDELPELLNEALGDRRVTLFAGLLAHALGVDYAVARSLALDAGSGRLWVALRALDLDREAIARLGLVLTEADPRRDIEAFANTLDTIMAVAVEDARAALAGLRLPPDYRAAIQALARAA